The DNA region CAGTTGTATCACCAGTAATACAAAGACAGCCACATGGAAAAGAAACTGTTGAAGTGTGAGTTGTGTGACAAAAACTTTTCATGCTCATCTCAGTTTCGTATCCACCAACGCACACATAGTGGAGAGAAACCATTTACATGTGAGGTTTGCAACAAATCATTCTCGAAGTCATGGCAGCTCCACAGACAcaaacgcattcacacaggggagaagccgttccGCTGTGACGTGTGTGAGAAAGCTTTCACACAGTTATCAAAATTACAGGTCCATCAAACTatccacacaggggagaaacctttCAAATGTGAGTTTTGTGATAAAGCTTTCCCAACATCTACTAAGTTCCTGATACACCGGagtattcacacaggggagaaacccttcagtTGTGAGTTGTGTGATCGAGCTTTTTCACAGTCATCATCACTAGTGCAACACCGAcgtgttcacacaggggagaaaccattcaagtgtgaggtgtgtgacaaatcattctctcgCTCATCTTACTTTCGTgatcaccaacgcattcacactgaggaaaagccattcacctgtgAAGTGTGTGAGAAATCATTCTCCCATTCGTCGACTCTCCGAGAAcatcaacgcattcacactggggagaaaccattcacctgcggaGTGTGCAATGAATCATTCTCCCATTCATCCACACTCCGTGAACACCGACGTaggcacactggggagaaaccagtcACCTGTGAGTTGTGCAATAAATCATTCTCTAGCTCATCTTACTTTCATgcacaccaacgcactcacactggagagaaaccattcacctgtgaAGTGTGTAATAAATCATTCACCCAGTCATCGACCCTCCGTGAACATCGACgtattcacagtggggagaaaccattcacctgtgaAGTGTGTAAGAAATCATTTTCCCGGCCATCAAATCTCCATAAACACCAAcgtactcacactggggagaagccgttcaaaTGTGAGGTGTGTAATAAGAACTTTACAAGGTTATCAGGCCTGGTGAAGCACTGGCGCATTCACACAGTGGAGAAGAAAACATTCACATGTGATGTGTGTAATGAGGTGTTTGAACAATTATGGGGGATGTTGGATCATCGTCGTATTCACACAGTGGGGAAGCCAAGTGAGGCCTGTGATTGAGTCTCACACAGTCAGCAACGCTCATGAAACACTGAGACATCCACACAGGAAAGGATATTTCAGTGTGAGATGTCTGACAAAGACTTCACACAGTCAGCATAGATGaggatttcaacagcagatgGACAAAtacggggatgggtggggtgtTGAAATGGGCATTATTACAGAGGGGGAAGTAGGTGATCTTTGTGATGGAGAGGGTATGGGGCCAGAAGCTCAGCTGGAGGTTGAAGAGGATGACACTGACcaattgttgttggagatgagAATAGAGAGGGCAATCAAGAGGAATTGAAGGAATGTAGTCATCCCTTGAGCCTTtgacaccattcaattagatcttaGCTGATCCGATTCTTAACTCTATCTACCTGCCTTGGCTCTGTAACCCTTAATCCACCTGTCTAATAATAAACCCATcaatctcaattttgaaattttcaattgacccccAGACTCAACAGATTTTTGTggggagcgagttccagatttccaatcCCCTTTTTGTGAAGTGTTTGCTAACATCATCTTTGAACAGCCTAGCTCTAATTGTAATGATCTGCCCTTTGTTTTTTTTCTCGGTACTATTATTCCAACTaaaaacccaattcaaattgaatccaattaatggtccccacatgaggaacaaagaagatccaagctgacaaaacttcacaccccatcttgggcttgatcaaacaagatccaactgactggatgaggcattgcacccactCCGGGGCCTGATCTAACTcttcaccttagccaaaaggccgagatggctttgaaaaattgcatcaggttaagcctcggtttaacctcattgactACCCCGATCCTTTACTCAACCTAGCTTGGACAAACCATGAACGCAGGCGTCAGCACATGCCCAATGCAATGGACTAGCCTTGTCCCctgcttgatcatggtttcaccctgcCAGGTATTCTGGGCTCTCCCAGCGGAGGAAAAGTTTCTCTCTAactacttggggcggcacggtagcacagtggttagcactgctgcttcgcagctccagggtcccgggttcgattcccggctcgggtcactgtctgtgtggagtttgcacattctcctcgtgtctgcgtgggtttcctccgggtgctccggtttcctcccacagtccaaagatgtgcgggttaggttgattggccaggttaaaaaattgccccttagagtcctgggatgtgtaggttagagggattagcgggtaaaatgtgtgggggtggggcctgggtgggattgtggtcggtgcagactcgatgggccgaatggcctccttctgcactgtagggtttctatgtttactcTAGTAATTCGCTAAATATCTcaattaaattaccccttaattttCTACATTTAAGGGAATGCAAGCTCTGTCTATGCAGCCTTTGCTCATAATTGAATCCTTTTAGCCCCAGGGACATTCTGCTGAATCTACGCTGTACTccttccaaggtcaatatatccctCC from Mustelus asterias chromosome 8, sMusAst1.hap1.1, whole genome shotgun sequence includes:
- the LOC144497035 gene encoding uncharacterized protein LOC144497035 isoform X2; amino-acid sequence: MEEKRFKCDVCDKVFVTSSSLLLHQRIHTGEKLLRCEVCEAVFTNFSNLLRHQRIHTGERPFMCEVCYKSFSQSSTLRSHQRIHSGEKPFTCEVCEKSFTWSSNLLSHQRIHTGEKPYTCEVCDKSFSRSSELRVHQRIHTGEKPFTCEVCNKSFSESSALREHQRIHTGEKPFTCKVCDKSFSRSSDLRVHQRTHTGERPFTCEVCDESFAQSSTLRVHQRTHTGERPFKCEVCDKAFHQLSKLLIHQRIHTGEKPFMCDVCYKSFSQSSSLRRHQRIHAIVTVQKPFTCEVCNKSFSKSWQLHRHKRIHTGEKPFRCDVCEKAFTQLSKLQVHQTIHTGEKPFKCEFCDKAFPTSTKFLIHRSIHTGEKPFSCELCDRAFSQSSSLVQHRRVHTGEKPFKCEVCDKSFSRSSYFRDHQRIHTEEKPFTCEVCEKSFSHSSTLREHQRIHTGEKPFTCGVCNESFSHSSTLREHRRRHTGEKPVTCELCNKSFSSSSYFHAHQRTHTGEKPFTCEVCNKSFTQSSTLREHRRIHSGEKPFTCEVCKKSFSRPSNLHKHQRTHTGEKPFKCEVCNKNFTRLSGLVKHWRIHTVEKKTFTCDVCNEVFEQLWGMLDHRRIHTVGKPSEACD